A section of the Venturia canescens isolate UGA chromosome 11, ASM1945775v1, whole genome shotgun sequence genome encodes:
- the LOC122417792 gene encoding uncharacterized protein: MEKILEIQKPIIFDESIAHYELHSHQPFASATFNNNDEIRITVQHQDLCLLPSRSFLHIYGRLTKVDGNAVQNTKLVNNAICHMFEEIRYELNAIEIDRNKNVGLTTLMKNYVSQSPEQMSVMENAGWLSNDESTLIDNDGYFDLCIPLSLILGFAEDYNQIIINAKHELILTRSNNDTNAVVQTPPAEQFKISLLKIEWVVPYIKISDQRKISLLNFIAKDPPIALSFRTWELYEYPLLPMTSKNVWVVKTSTQLEKPRYVIVGFQTARKSTANANASHFDHCNLRDVKLFLNSQCYPYGNLNLDIAHNQFALLYDMYTSFQASYYGKEPEPMLNKADFIKYAPLIVIDCSKQNEFLKSGPVDIRLEFESAGVFPAQTAAYCLILHDRIIEYNPISGNVKKLV; this comes from the coding sequence ATGGAGAAAATTCTAGAAATACAGAAACCTATTATCTTTGATGAATCTATCGCGCACTATGAACTTCACTCACATCAACCATTCGCATCGGCAACTTTTAATAACAACGATGAAATTCGAATCACCGTTCAACATCAGGACTTGTGTCTCCTACCAAGTAGAAGCTTTCTACATATTTATGGTAGACTAACGAAAGTTGATGGAAATGCTgttcaaaatacaaaattagtTAACAACGCCATCTGCCATATGTTCGAAGAAATACGTTATGAACTCAATGCTATTGAAATTGATCGTAACAAAAATGTCGGTCTCACAACACTTATGAAGAATTACGTGTCTCAGAGTCCTGAACAAATGTCTGTGATGGAAAATGCTGGCTGGTTGAGTAACGATGAGAGTACATTAATCGATAATGATGGTTACTTTGACCTATGTATTCCATTGTCATTGATACTGGGATTTGCTGAGGATTATAATCAAATCATCATTAATGCTAAACATGAACTGATTCTCACGAGATCAAATAACGATACCAATGCCGTTGTGCAGACTCCTCCAGCTGAGCAATTCAAAATCTcattgctgaaaatcgaatgggTGGTACCGtacataaaaatttcagaccaacgaaaaatttcattactcAACTTCATTGCAAAGGATCCACCAATAGCACTGAGTTTTCGAACATGGGAATTGTATGAGTATCCACTACTACCCATGACGTCAAAAAACGTGTGGGTCGTTAAAACATCGACCCAGcttgaaaaacctcgatatgtcaTAGTAGGATTTCAAACAGCGAGAAAAAGCACTGCTAATGCAAACGCGAGTCATTTTGATCATTGTAACCTTCGAGACGTTAAACTATTTCTAAATTCTCAATGTTATCCTTACGGAAATTTGAATCTTGACATTGCTCAtaatcaattcgctctattgtacgatatgtatacgagCTTTCAGGCCTCCTATTATGGTAAAGAGCCTGAACCGATGTTGAACAAAGCTGATTTTATTAAATACGCTCCACTCATTGTGATTGATTGTTCGAAACAAAACGAGTTTCTGAAATCAGGACCAGTGGATATACGTTTGGAATTTGAATCAGCAGGTGTTTTTCCAGCTCAAACCGCAGCATATTGCTTGATTCTACATgatcgaattattgaatataatcCAATAAGTGGCAATGTTAAGAAACTGGTATAA